From Natrinema amylolyticum, the proteins below share one genomic window:
- a CDS encoding helix-turn-helix transcriptional regulator: protein MVFNTLWARLSSLWSGSTDDSPSDESATAAEESSEESEDETLSYAEEIEYGVDEHDLPDEDKVLRLLVKRGGRVDQSTVREETGWSTERLEDVIDRMEDEDQISAITVGRKRVICRRGFEPKGYRGHLNE, encoded by the coding sequence ATGGTATTCAATACACTCTGGGCTCGTCTGTCGTCTCTCTGGAGCGGGTCGACCGACGACTCCCCATCGGACGAGTCCGCGACGGCCGCCGAGGAATCGAGCGAGGAATCCGAGGACGAAACGTTAAGCTACGCCGAAGAAATCGAGTACGGCGTCGATGAACACGACCTCCCCGACGAAGACAAGGTTCTCAGACTGCTCGTCAAACGCGGCGGCCGCGTCGACCAATCGACCGTCCGCGAGGAGACCGGCTGGTCGACGGAACGCCTCGAGGACGTCATCGACCGCATGGAAGACGAGGACCAGATCAGTGCTATCACCGTCGGTCGCAAGCGCGTGATCTGCCGGCGCGGGTTCGAACCCAAGGGCTATCGCGGCCATCTCAACGAGTAA
- a CDS encoding antitoxin VapB family protein: MSTSIRVSDETKAKLDRLKRDDESFDELLERLASDEEPITVGAWDSDTADRARDAINRSRESFEG; encoded by the coding sequence ATGAGCACCTCCATTCGCGTCTCGGACGAGACGAAAGCGAAGCTCGATCGCCTCAAGCGCGATGACGAGAGTTTCGACGAATTGCTCGAGCGGCTGGCGAGCGACGAGGAGCCGATCACCGTCGGCGCGTGGGATTCGGACACCGCCGATCGCGCCCGCGATGCCATCAATCGGTCTCGAGAGAGCTTCGAGGGATGA
- a CDS encoding DUF7563 family protein codes for MMRFDVDADQDQCLCCGSHVTPQFRRGFYDEKDRAHRCTTCDTYDRLSDGSAAGLDIGSPDPLEDPTRFQSAFEDLPENVKAACQPVTAGEIEAESMR; via the coding sequence ATGATGCGGTTCGATGTTGATGCGGACCAAGACCAGTGCCTCTGCTGTGGCTCACACGTCACGCCCCAGTTTCGGCGCGGGTTCTATGACGAGAAGGATCGGGCCCATCGCTGCACCACGTGCGATACCTACGATCGACTCTCCGACGGCAGCGCTGCCGGTCTGGATATCGGCAGCCCGGATCCGCTTGAGGATCCGACTCGGTTCCAGTCGGCTTTCGAAGATCTCCCCGAGAACGTGAAGGCCGCATGTCAGCCGGTCACGGCCGGCGAGATCGAGGCTGAGTCCATGAGGTAG
- the surE gene encoding 5'/3'-nucleotidase SurE, whose translation MSDDREILLTNDDGIDSTGIRALYDTLSEHANVTVVAPADDRSACGRSLSHEVEVDERDLGYAVHGTPADCVVAGLAELGPYPDLVVAGCNKGANLGEYVLGRSGTISAAVEAAFFDVPAIATSLYVPVDDTPFEDVEVTAEEYAEAARVTSYLAENALEAGVFDHAAYLNVNVPLPDGEPAPIEITRPSKRYEMDAEREGGHVTLHDRVWEDMTPDSLPDPEGTDRRAVVEGHISVSPLTAPHTTNHHDTLDALADAYSDAVASTDR comes from the coding sequence ATGAGCGACGACCGCGAGATCCTGTTGACCAACGACGACGGGATCGACAGCACCGGTATCAGGGCGCTGTACGACACCCTCTCCGAGCACGCCAACGTGACCGTCGTCGCCCCGGCCGACGACCGGAGCGCCTGCGGCCGGTCGCTCTCCCACGAAGTCGAAGTTGACGAGCGCGACCTGGGCTATGCGGTCCACGGGACGCCGGCCGACTGCGTCGTGGCCGGCCTCGCCGAACTCGGCCCGTATCCCGACCTCGTCGTCGCGGGGTGTAACAAGGGCGCGAACCTCGGGGAGTACGTCCTCGGGCGCTCGGGCACGATCAGTGCGGCCGTCGAGGCCGCCTTCTTCGACGTCCCCGCGATCGCGACGTCGCTGTACGTCCCCGTCGACGACACGCCCTTCGAGGACGTCGAGGTGACGGCCGAGGAGTACGCCGAAGCCGCGCGCGTCACCTCGTATCTCGCTGAGAACGCGCTCGAGGCGGGGGTCTTCGATCACGCGGCCTATCTCAACGTCAACGTCCCGCTGCCGGACGGCGAGCCCGCGCCGATCGAGATCACGCGTCCCTCGAAGCGCTACGAGATGGACGCCGAACGCGAGGGCGGCCACGTCACGCTTCACGACCGCGTTTGGGAGGACATGACCCCCGACTCGCTTCCCGATCCCGAGGGCACCGACCGCCGCGCCGTCGTCGAGGGCCACATCAGCGTCTCGCCGCTGACCGCGCCCCACACGACGAACCACCACGACACCCTCGATGCGCTCGCTGACGCGTACTCCGACGCCGTCGCGTCGACCGACCGGTGA
- a CDS encoding TRAM domain-containing protein gives MGRYQPGKHDSFIKCDTPRCGANNAPEGSAEYDTDCWRCGESLGGKPEVGDEVTVDIVDEQSDGTLVCKTESGFVLFLEEDIAAIEATVRVTSVDETHGEADLVETGS, from the coding sequence GTGGGACGCTATCAGCCGGGAAAACACGACTCGTTCATCAAGTGCGATACGCCCCGATGCGGGGCGAACAACGCGCCGGAAGGGTCCGCGGAGTACGACACTGACTGCTGGCGATGCGGCGAATCCCTCGGCGGGAAACCCGAAGTCGGTGACGAGGTCACCGTCGACATCGTCGACGAGCAGTCCGACGGCACGCTCGTCTGCAAGACCGAGAGCGGCTTCGTCCTCTTTCTCGAGGAAGACATCGCGGCGATCGAGGCCACGGTCCGCGTGACGAGCGTCGACGAGACCCACGGGGAAGCGGACCTCGTCGAAACGGGATCGTAA
- a CDS encoding helix-turn-helix domain-containing protein, which yields MTSDQSPTDTQAAPLTDGQATLLAAALEHGYFEVPRGITLNDLADDLDCSHQALSGRMRRALGNLVDTALAGGPEPDTGLWTGWG from the coding sequence ATGACGAGCGATCAGTCTCCGACCGACACGCAGGCTGCTCCGCTGACGGACGGGCAGGCGACACTGCTGGCAGCCGCCCTCGAGCACGGTTACTTCGAGGTTCCGCGTGGGATTACGCTGAACGATCTCGCCGACGACCTCGACTGCTCGCATCAGGCATTGTCGGGTCGGATGCGGCGCGCTCTCGGGAACCTCGTCGACACCGCACTCGCTGGCGGGCCGGAACCGGACACGGGGCTGTGGACTGGCTGGGGGTAG
- a CDS encoding PIN domain-containing protein codes for MTFLDSSVIIDMLEGVDDTVEYVESQDEPYLTSAICVYEVLAGTLGSGEPDLRAERQHFGGVHSLAFNEDIALEAARLRDELLTDGDRMAVRDLMIAATARSTGDHLVVADSDFRTDALESTLHVTNLRAD; via the coding sequence ATGACGTTTCTCGATTCCTCGGTCATCATCGATATGCTCGAGGGCGTCGACGACACCGTCGAGTACGTCGAATCACAGGACGAACCGTATCTCACCTCGGCGATTTGCGTCTACGAGGTCCTCGCCGGAACGCTCGGCAGCGGCGAACCCGATCTCCGTGCGGAGCGACAGCACTTCGGCGGCGTTCATTCCCTCGCGTTCAACGAAGATATCGCGCTCGAGGCCGCCCGGCTCCGAGACGAACTCCTCACCGACGGCGACCGGATGGCCGTTCGCGACCTCATGATCGCGGCGACCGCTCGCTCGACCGGCGATCACCTCGTCGTTGCGGATTCCGACTTTCGAACGGACGCCCTCGAGTCCACACTGCACGTGACGAACCTCAGAGCGGACTGA